The nucleotide window aaatgacaaTGGAATgcttttgaatttcatataaacagtataatgtatgtttaaaaaaagtGCTCTCTggtcatttccttttttgttttctttttttaaacagtacATGTTTGTTTAATGATCATTTCATTAGCTGATAAAAAAAAATCGTAAATCCAATGTGCAGGGTGGTGGCCACCTTTGTGGATGAAATGGGCAGAGCGTACATTGAAAATGAGTTgcagttgggtgcggtggctcacgcctgtaatcccaaccttttgggaggccgagatgggtggatcaactaaagtcaggagttagagaccagcctggcccacaaggggaaaccccgtctctactaaaaatacaaaaattatccgggcgtggtggtgagcgcctgtaatcccagtgacttgggaggctgaggcaggagaattgctttaaccctggaggcagaggttgcagtgagcccagattgtgatattgcactccagcctgggagacagagcaagactctgtctccccctcccaaaaaaaggAGTTACAGACAGCATGGGGCAATGACTTAGTGGATGTTCAGAGGTAAAAaggacagaaaggagaaaaacagggaaCAAGGAAGACTGGACAGTAAACCCCAGCCCTGGGGGAGCACTGGCGGGGAGGGCGGACCAGCTCTGCCTCACCTTGCTGTCGGAGTCCACGCGCTCATCCACAGAGTAGGAATCATAGTAGAGACTGAAGTCATCACCCACCACCGTCTCCCACTCCTCCAGGGACCCGGAGTCCCCTTTCGCCAGGGTCACTTCTGAACGCCGGGCAGAACCTAACTCCTCCGACTAGAAAAAGATCAGAAAAATTGAGGCCACTGACACCCTGCCCATTTCTATTGAGGATGAGATGCAGACCCACTTCTGAGCCTCCCTCAGAGCAGCCCCCCGGGGTAGAGGCTCTGCCTCTGCTGCTCACCAggccacctcctgagttcagctTCCTCCTTTTGGCCACatctggaaggagagagagaatggtgTGGGGTCTATCACTGAAACCTTCAGAACAGGCCACATCAAGCCACCGGGGGTGGGGTATAGGACTGACCTGAGGTCACCTTTCCCAGTGAGTGGACATCGTCACTCATGCGGAAATGCTGTACTTCAGGGGGCCGCTTCTCAGGGACCGGGGGCTGCGGGCCGAGAGGGAGCACACTGAGGGTCAGAGAGCACCTACAGTTTTGCCTGGGTTAGCCTGGAGCCCCAGGCGGGGGTGGGATAGTGAGCCACACCTCCAAATGCCATGTGAGGCTCCAGTAGCCACAAAGTGGCAACCATGGGTGCTATTTCCTCAGAGGAAGAGTGTCAAGCACACTAACACTCACTTATCTCTGCAACTATGCAGAGCAGGcccttttccattttacagatgagaaaacaaagctGAACAAAGTTAAAAGTCCTTTTATATGTGGCCATGTACACAACAGGACCATTCACAACAGCTGAGTGCGAAGCAACGCAAGTgccactgacagatgaatggataagcaaaatgtggcatttatacacaatggaatgacattcagccattaaaaggaaagatatactttttttaagagataaggtctcattatgttacccaggctggagtgcagtggcatgaccatggctcacttcGGCCTCGAACTGGGCTcgagccatcctcctgcctctgcttcctgggaagctgggattataggcacatgtcacaatgcccaactaatgttttcttaatttttttttggtagaaaagaggtcttgccattttgcccaggctggtcttgaactcctggtgtcaagcgatcctccccagAAAgtacaggattacaggtgtgagtcactgggcctggcctctgaaaaattcttttaaactgcttttagagatggggtcttggtacGCTGCCCAggtgaaaggaaagaaattctgacatgctacaacatagatgaaccttaagaacattatgctaagtgaaataagccagtcacaaaaggataaatactgtatgattatACTTAGATGAGGTActtagtcaaatttatagagaaagaaaggacAATGGTCCTTGCCAAGGGCTAGGGGGTGGAGGGAATGGAGAACTACTTTTTAatggatacaaagtttcagttttacaagatgagtTATGGTGACTGATGACTGCACATGATGGAAGTATTTAATACCattaaattatacacttaaaatgttttgtattttattttttaatttttagatggagtcttactctgtcgcctatgctggagtgcagtggcgcgatctcagctcactgcagcctccacctcccaggtttaagcatttctctcacctctgcctcccaagtagctggaactacaggaacacgccaccatgccctgctaatttttgtatttttttgttgttgttgtttttttgagatggagtctcgctctgtcgcccaggctggagtgcagtggcgcgatctcggctcactgcaagctccgcctcctgggtttacgccattctcctgcctcagcctcctgagtagctgggactacaggcgcccgccaccacgcccggctaattttttgtatttttagtagagacggggtttcaccgtggtctcgatctcctgaccttgtgatccgcccgcctcggcctcccaaagtgctgggattacaggcgtgagccaccgcgcccggccttgtattttttttttagacggagttttgctcttgttgtccaggctggagtgcaatggcaggatctcggctaactacaacctccgcctcctgggttcaacccattctcctgcctcagcctcccaagtagcggggggTTATagtcatgtaccaccatgctcggttcattttgttttttgttttttgtttttttttttgagatggagtctcgctctgtcgcccaggctggagtgcagtggccggatctcagctgactgcaagctccgcctcccgggttcacgccattctcctgcctcagcctcccgagtagctgggactacaggcgcctgccacctcgcttggctagtttttttttgtattttttagtagagatggggtttcaccatgttagccaggatggtctcgatcttctgacctcgtgatccacccgtctcggcctcccaaagtgctgggattacaggcgtgagccaccccacccggccataattttgtatttttaatagagatggggtttcaccatgtttgtcaggctggtctcaaactcctgccctcaggtgatacacctgcctcggcctcccaaagtgctggaattacaggcatgagccacccggcctggcctaatttttgtatttttagtagagacagggcttcactatgttggccaggctgatctcgaactcctgacttcaggtaatcctcccacctcggcctccaaagtgctgggattacaggcgtgagccactgcgcacggcctaaaaatgttttttagatggtaaattttatgtgacacTAGTCCCCTCTTATCCAGTTTATCAGCAGTGATGGTGGCATATTGTTAGaattatgctattttattttgagtctcgctctgttgcccaggttgaactgcagtggcacaatctcggctcactgcaagtgattctcctgcttcagcctctcgagtagctgggattacaggcacacgccaccatgcctggccaatttattattatcattattattttagttagagacagggtttggccatgttgaccaggctggtctcgaactcctgacctcaagtgattgctggccttggcctctgaaagtgttgagattataggcaagTCACGCCCAGCCTATTGTTATAATCATGCTAttatgttattgttgttaatctctcactgtacctaatttataaattcaatttttcttttcttccctattttttacaaaatgaactGCAACTATAAAAATTAACGTTTATCatagtgagaaaggaaaagtagCTCATAGCAATCTGTGCTATGCGAAGCAGGCAAAATTTATCAGGCTCAGAGAGAAGTGAGTATGGAACCTAATTAGGGCCCATGCCTGGAGGCAACTTCTTAAAGGCATTTTGTATCTGACTAGGGTGTTGCTTTACCCATTATCTTCATGTGCATAGTATCTGTGAGACAAAGAACAATGTATAGCAGATCAATAGCTTGTTATTCTAATGTAAACTTCTGGTAAACAATTTAGGaactgcctcttcttttcctttatgttttattttttcaatattttaaaaaatttttatctttttttttttttttctttttgtggctcCTTCCAGAGCAGGGCTAACTcctaggcagtgtgcccagagtcaGCCTGTTTTTTTTCAATATCTTCATGTCATCcaatcttcttttcctttaaaaacctacttgtgggctggttgtggtggcttgcacctgtaatcccagcactttgcgaggccaaagcaggaagactgcggaagcccagcagtttgagaccagcccaggcaacatagtgaaactgtcttcaaaaccaaaacacaacaaacaaacaaacaaacaaccctatttgTAACCGCTGCTAATCAGAGTGTATtttcagggcaacttgaatcttTGCTCCTGAAGGCTGTCCTCAAAACCTGCCCAAATATATTCTACTTAATGTTAAGTttgcctcagtttttttctttaggtCAACAATTGGTATGACCCAGTAACCCTAGAACTTGGTCATAAAGCTTCTGGGCCTCTGGGGCCCTTGCCACTTCCCTCCTCTATTATTTCTGTGGCCCTCATCTCCTTTCCCACTGGGATTCCCATGAAAAACTTTACAAATAGAGCAGTGACAGTTGAGTTCCCCAAGGGCTTGCTTTGAGGTAGAAAGGAAGAGTGGTTTGAAATTCCCTTACCTTGTCATTATCATAAGAGTAATTAAGACATTAACTATATAATTGACTCTTTAACATCAAACTCTCACCACCCAAGAATGTAAACTGCAGAAAGAGAAGAACCTGTCTGTTGGTTCACAGATGAAGCACAGCCTAATATTTGATACACAGTAGCCCCTCGTTTAAACATGTGAATGAGTAAATGGAGTAGAAGCCTTAAATGAAACTGTAAAAGAGCTCTCACCAAAGGTTTATGGTTGATTATCCTATCTCTCCCATCCCACTCACCTGTCCATTTCCTGGTTTGGACATGGTTTTGCGGGCTCGGTGGACTTTGGGCTGTCCCTCTGGGCTAGTGGTGGCTGGAGGGGGTTCAGGCCCTGCTGCTGCAGCTCCCTGGGCTCCCGGCATACTCAGCAGCCTCATAGCCAAACTCTGGACAGATGGAGGTGATTTTCCCGCCCCTGTCATTGACATCTTGGCCCGGCTAGGACACGAACCCCCCTTGCTGGGGGAAGAGGGGAATGACTTTGTGGCATGGCCTAAAAAACAGGCAAGTAGAAGGCAAGATAAGAAGGAAAGCAGAGTCAGAAAtttcccacccaccccccagGCTACCCAGCCTCTCACCCAGCAGGATCCGGCCCCCATGGAGGTCCCCATCTCCCTCAAGATTCTCGGATTCATCCCCAATGAGTGGTGTAGCCCCTACAGGGGTGTCAGCCCCCTCATCGCCAACAGTGACAGTGACAGAGGCTGGAGATGAGGGGCCAGCAGGCTCCAGGGAGTCGGGGGTGGCCTTGGGCAGGGTCTCTTCACTACGAGGGGTGTCCCCCAAAGAGCCATGAACtgtagaggaagagaaaaagttcAGAGCTAAGGGCTCCGGAGATCCTGTGTCTAGGGAAGGTGACGGTCCAATTGGGGCCCGTTTTAGCTGCACTCACCTCTCTCGGTGGCTCCTCTGGTTTCCTTCTCCAGCAGCAGCGCCCCCATCTCAGCGGGGGCCTCCCCCTGGGAGGGGAGACAAGGGACAGGAGGGCTGGTCAGCCCAGTAGAGAGTTGGGGGGTCCAGGATGCCTGGGCCCTGGGAAGAGAGAGTAGGCTCCGGGGCCTACCTCTTCCTCTATGGGGCCCCCCTCTTCCGCGGCCTCGGCTGCCCGGAGGGGCCGCACGACCCCTCCCCCGGGCCCGCATCAACCCCCTCCCTCTCGGTAGACCCCGCATCTCTGGGGCcgagagaagaggagggggagggggcggggcctccgtgccccggccccgccccctcctcccGGCTGCACGCGCCGCTCCCCCTTTGTCCCCCAGGCCGCGGGGACCCCGGGCACCAACCCCTCCAGCACCCGCTGCCCCCCAGCCCGGTGGACGGCCCCTCGTGCCCCTCACGCGTGCTCCTGGGGCCCCGGCGCCCGCCGCCCACTCAGGGGCAGCCGGCGGCTGCACGCGCGCCTCCGTGcccactccccccacctcccaccccctggTCCCCTCATCCGCCCCCGGTGCTGGCCCCCCGGATTGCTGGAAGTCCCGCCCGGGCCCCCCGGCCCCGTTGCACCCCCGGAGCATTGCACGGGCGCGCGCTTCCCCCGGGCGCGCGCGCGGGCATGCACccgcctctccccctccccttccgCACCTCGGCGGCCGCCGCCGCTGCagctcccgccgccgccgccatcgCCGCTTGCGCGGGGGGCCGAGCCGGCGCGCGGCCGCCCCGGGTCACGTGGGCGAGGGAGGGAGGGCGAGGAGGAGCCTTAAAGGAGCCGCTACACGCTTTCTGGCCATTTTCCCCTGACAGCGGCTTCGGAGATGGCTGTGACTGTCCTAAGCTGGGAGCTGCAAGGGAGAATTCCTGTCATTCCTGGCCTCAGCTCTGCAGGGACCGAGGGCGAGGCACGCCTGGGCCTAGGTGTGGCGTCTCTGTCCCCATCTGGTTTTAGGTAACAAGCGGAGCTTCTGAACCTCCCGGCTCTCGGCAGCGGCTGTATTTCCTCTGGCCTGCTTGGGCTTTTCCCGCCTCTGGTTGCTTTTCTGCCTTTCTAGTTTTTGGGTTACCAGATAGAAGGCTCGGCCTCAGTTTTGGCCTCGCCTTTCTAACGAGCAAGAAGAGGGCGATAGGGACGCGGAGGACACCTTTGTTCTTGGCTGCTTCTAGCATATTGCTTCATGCCCCCTGGAGCAGCGTGCCCTTTTGAAAACCTGTGGGAAAATGTCTCTTCTGTTTATATCAGGCGTGTTACACCTCCACACGCATTAGGGATCCAGGTAAGCCCAGCGGCCCGAACGTCATTACTGACTGGTGACACTGCAGTAAGTAAACCTTTTTTGCCGAACACTTCATAAGCACAGTCAGGTACTCCGTGGGTCATAGCCCAGCGGACACTTTAAGTATAAATGATGTACACCAAGATAGACAACCTCGATAGCTGTATTTAGGGTACCATCCTTTTAGGTATTACGTTTTGGTCGAGTTAGAAAATATCTGTATGATTTCACACGCAGTATTTGACACAGGCAGGTGGGGCACCTGAGGCCAATTCAAGGCCTTCTGGGAACTGTAGTTCTCTTTGGTTAACTATTCCAGAGCTTTCTGGGAATTGTAGTTTTCCCTGCACCTTAATCCaaacttagcttttttttttttttttagctttcctGAAGACATGAACCATTACCCCAGACAAAATATGACCAACACAGATTCCTGCTTACAATTTCCGTGGGCAGGTTGGCCACCTGTAGCTCATCCCTAGCACTGATCTAAGTCCCTCAAATAGAGTTCATGTGCATCCCCACGACTGCCATCACTTGTACCGTGAAGTACCTGGCTAAGTGTTGAGATAGCAGAACTGATGGAAGGCTGGGGGCGGGGACTTGGGGGAGTCCCTGACCAGAGGAGCTCACTTGTCACACTCCTCTCCTATGTTTAGGGCTGGGCTCCTTCAGGCAAGGGACATGCATGAGTTGTGACCTCCAGGTATTAATGCAGCATCACAGGGCGAGGCTGTCTAGGGCAGGATAGTCATGTACAGGCAGTTGCCAgagtgtaaagaaaaaaaaagttggtttttttttttgtttttttattttgtggaaaacaaaagcagaaaaactaAAACCCCAAACTCcagaaaaaatcctaaaaaatatgttttttcttaaaaaatactgtatgtctctactcctctccctccctcccaagaGCCCTTcttgtgttctttcttttctaagtgccctacccccccacccccatgactATCCATTGTTCTTGCTATTGTACCCCCACTTCCCAATATCTACCCAGGATGCACACCCCATGTTCTCTTACCTGGCGTCTTTGTTCTCCCTCAAATTTCAGCAAGCCTCATACTCGCAGTCCCATTTCCCCAGCATGCAAGAACTGTCTCCCCCTTCCTTTTCTGGGACTCAATAATCTTTTCCCCTTACCACTCCCTCACCCCAGGTCTATTCTAAGCAGGAGCATGTCCTCCTGCCAAATTCCCTCCCtgtacccacccacccacccacccacccttctTATCTGGAGAAATGTCAGAACCTTTCCCTGGGCAGCCTTAGCcaggaataaaacatttttgtcttcCCTTGTTCTATAGgacccttttccctccctccacatACACATGCACCTCTAAGAGAAGGAAATCTTTCTCTGGGACCCCGTATTTCCCTGGCCTACTCCAAGAACCCTGTCCCCAGCTCCAGCTTCTTGCACTCTGAAGAGCAACAGTCTTCTCTCCAAGGAATCATCTTCCCTCTTTCAGGATGTGTGCATCTGCTCAGCCTCCTACTCTTACCTTTCTGCCCcagacccccccaccccccaattcTCCTGGGCCAAAGAGCCCTTTTCCCACCCAGCCCAGGGACCCCAGCCTCCTGGCCTCCACGCCTGCGCGGCTAGCGGATGAGGACGTTGATCTCGGCCACACTGGCCTCCAGCACGTTCTCGGCCGTGGTCTTGCCGTGTTGCTCCTTGAGGTGCCGCCTAATGGCAGGCTTGTGGGCGAAGCGCACGTCGCAGTAGGAGCAGCGGTAGGGCCGCGCTCCCGAGTGCAGGTTGAGGTGGTCGTGCAGGGTGGACTTCTGTGTGAAGCACTTGCCGCAGATGCCGCACGAGTGTGACTTGACACCACGATGCACGTTCATGTGGCGGTTGAGGTTGCTGCTGTGGTTGAACTGCTTGCCACAGCGAGGGCACATGAAGATGAAGTGCTGCGCCCGCATGTGGAAGACCAGCTTCTCCACGCCCTGGAACACTTCCGGGCACTTGGTGCATTTGATGTTCTTTAAGGGGTTTCCACCCGAGAATCCCCCAGGCAGGGGTCCCCGGCTGCCCCCCGCCCCCAggctgccccccgccccccgggCAGCCATGGCCACCGCTGCTGCTTCCACCAGGCCCGAGGTGGCCCCCACGCTGGCCCGGCCTCCAGGAATCAACAGCAGGCCCTCCCCTTCTGCGTCCTCGGACAGGCTATAGCAGGCCTTCACCACACCCTGTGGTGGGGCTACAGTGCTGGGGGGCACGCTGCTCTGGGCCAGCTCCCCAAGGTGGCCACCCACGGAGCCTCCAATGCCCAGACCCCCTCCCAGGCCTCCAGGGGGTTTGAGCCGGTGTGCCACCTCCAGGGCCGACTCCACCTTGACGATGCAGATGTCAGACAcgtcctcatcctcatcctcatcctcttcctccgCTTTCAGCTCCAAGTCCTCATCCAGTGGGAACTCCAGCTTCACTGGCCGCAGGAGTGGAGGGGGtagaggaggtgggggtgggggcttcGGGGCTGGCTTTGGGGTCctggctggagggaggagggacttgGTGGCGCTTACGCTGCTCACAAGGCTAGCCTCACTGACCCCATCCTCTTTGAGGCCTATTTTGGGCTCAATGAACTGGCTGAGAGCATTCCGGCATTTCTCCACCACGTGCTCCATCTGCAGGTAGGAGGCGGCTGTCAGGTAGTTGACGATGTCCCTAACAGCGAATTCCAGGGCGCCCGTGTAGCAGGAGAGGAGCAGGTCGGCCACGATGCGTGCACTGTGCATCAGGGAGACCTGCAGCTCTGAGCTGGGGTTCAGCAGGAACTGGTCCCGCAGGAACGGTGAGCAGGCGGCCAAGATGACCTTGTGGCCTCGAAACTTGAGGCTGTCAGCCACAATGGTCACGTCGCAGAACCGCTCCTCTGCTCGGAGCTGGTTCATGTTCCGTAGCGTAGCGGCCTCGTGGCCAGGCAGCTGGAAGCGCAGGACTTCCACCCCAGAGGCCATTGTGGCGGGGGTGGGCAACCCTGGTTGGGAAGGAAACCGGTCAGAGACAAAGGTCTCTGGCTCTCCGAAGCCAAGGCTCCAGGACCCTCGCCCCCATTCTTGCCCAGCCCCCCGGCATCCGATCTCCCGGTCTTCAGATctcttcctcagtttccccaacccTGGGGAGGCGCTGTCCCTCTGAGAGGAGGGAGGCGTGGTTCTCGGGGGCGGGGCAGCGGCGTCCACACCCCCCAGCCCAGCAGCCCGCTAGGATGGGGCGAGCCCGCGCGCCCACGGTGGAAGGACGGAGAAAAGGAGGGGCAGAGGCCTGGGGCTCTGGACGCCGAGGTGGCCCCGGTTGCAGACTCTTCTCACCCCGCCCCCTTTACCGGCTGCCTCATTCCTCCGCCCCCCCCCTTACACGTTTGCACGCGCTTTTCACGTCCTCCCCCCGCCGCCTGCACGCACCGTGCACGCCCTGCCCCCACGCTCAGAGCTCCGTGGCACGCCCCCCCAGCCCCACGACCCTGAGTGCACGCTCCTCTCACCTGGCCCGGTTCCGCGCGCTGTTTTTTTTATCCCCTATTTTCCCCACCCCCCCGGGGCCTGCAGCGCCCCCCACACACGGGCAGGGCCTGGGCAGCGCGCAGGCGCGGGGGTGCACGGGGCGCGCGCGCGGGGCCGGCTCCGCGTGGGCGTaaggggggaggggcgggggcggCTCGCGCCGTGTGTTCCAGGCCCCGCGCGCGCGGCGGCGGCGTCGGCTAGGACtcggggaggaggaagaggggagggaattAAAGGAGCAGGATCCCCCCTTCCCGACCCCCCTTTCTTCACCAGCACCCCCACGCGGTTAAAGGGCCGGACGGCCTTGCCTCCTCTTTGGCCGGGATTATTTGTCCGCCAGAGCGGAAATACGTTCCACACCCCCCTCTTTCTCGCTCCCCCTCCTCTGTGCCTCCAGGCCCCGCGGCCAGTCTGCGCGTGCGTGCCAAGTGCCGCGCGGAGGCCCGCTCACTCGGGCCCGCCCCCCAATCCCGGCTGCCCGTGGCGCTACCCGCTCCGCGTCCCCGCGCGCCCCGCCTGCGCCGCATCCCgcagcgcgcgcgcgcgcacccGTTCTCTAGGCTGCCGGCGCTGTCACCTGCTCCCAGGGGTGGTGCCTCTCCGGTCCAGCTGTGCAGAGCGCTGCCCTGGGTGCATCAGCGGCACCTCTCAGGGGCCCAACCGACCTGTGGCTAACAGAGCTGTTGGTAGGTATTGCCCACGCCTGCCTCCGCTGCTGAGTGTGTTCACAGTGGCTCCAGCCACATTTCCAGGCTTTTCAACTCTTGTAAAGCTAGTAACCGCCTCAGCCCTTCAGGCCTGAAATATGATTTCACTTGCCACAAAACCAGACGATCCAGTGCCC belongs to Macaca thibetana thibetana isolate TM-01 chromosome 4, ASM2454274v1, whole genome shotgun sequence and includes:
- the ZBTB12 gene encoding zinc finger and BTB domain-containing protein 12 — translated: MASGVEVLRFQLPGHEAATLRNMNQLRAEERFCDVTIVADSLKFRGHKVILAACSPFLRDQFLLNPSSELQVSLMHSARIVADLLLSCYTGALEFAVRDIVNYLTAASYLQMEHVVEKCRNALSQFIEPKIGLKEDGVSEASLVSSVSATKSLLPPARTPKPAPKPPPPPPLPPPLLRPVKLEFPLDEDLELKAEEEDEDEDEDVSDICIVKVESALEVAHRLKPPGGLGGGLGIGGSVGGHLGELAQSSVPPSTVAPPQGVVKACYSLSEDAEGEGLLLIPGGRASVGATSGLVEAAAVAMAARGAGGSLGAGGSRGPLPGGFSGGNPLKNIKCTKCPEVFQGVEKLVFHMRAQHFIFMCPRCGKQFNHSSNLNRHMNVHRGVKSHSCGICGKCFTQKSTLHDHLNLHSGARPYRCSYCDVRFAHKPAIRRHLKEQHGKTTAENVLEASVAEINVLIR